CGCTGCCGCCGTTGCCGCCGGCACCGATGAGCAGGCCGGCCTTACCGGCCAGGCCGCCGGTGCCACTGACAAATCCGGTGCCGCCGTCGCCGCCGTTGCCGACCAACAGGCCGGCGCTGCCGCCGTTGCCGCCGGCGCCCTGCGTGGCGCCGACTCCGCTGTTCCCGCCGCCACCGCCGTCACCGAACAGGAAGGCGTTGCCGCCGTTGCCGCCGATACCCGCGGTGGCCGGGCTACCCACCGTGAGGGAGCTGCCGCCGGCGCCGCCGGCTCCGCCGTTGCCCCACAGGAGTCCGCCGGCCGCACCCGTGCCGCCGTTCCCGGCGGGCGTCAAGACCAGTCCCGAGACGTCCCCGCCGGCCCCGCCGGCTCCGCCGCTGCCCAGCAGCCAGGCACGACCGCCGTTGCCGCCGCCGGCCGCGGCGGCACCGTTGTTGCCGCCGCCCGCGCCACCAGCGCCGCCGTTGCCGTACAGCCACCCGCCGGCGCCGCCGGCTCCGCCGGTACCGGCGGGTGTGGCTGGTGCGCCGGTGTTGCCGGACCCGCCTCGGCCGCCGTTCCCGAGCAGACCGGCATCCCCGCCCCTACCGCCACCGCCGTTGTACCCGTTGCCGCCATTGCCGATGAGCAGACCGCCGGCACCACCGTTCGGGTTGAGTGCGGTCCCGTCGGCGCCGTTGCCGATCAACGGGCGGCCGAGCAGCGCCTGCGTCGGCGCGTTGATCACGTCGAGCAACGGCTGCAGCGGCCCGATGTTCGTCACCTCGGCGGTCGCGTATGCGCTGGCCCCCGCACTCATCGCTTGCACGAACTGTTCGTGGAAGGCCGCGGCCTGCGCGCTGAGGGCCTGGTATCCCTGCGCATGGGCACCGAACAAGGCCGCCACCGCGGCCGAGATCTCGTCGGCACCCGCGGCCAATACCGATGTGGTCGGTAATGCCGCGAGCACGTTCGCCTGGGTGATCGACGAACCCAAATTCGCCAGATCGGCTGCCGCCGCG
This genomic stretch from Mycobacterium paragordonae harbors:
- a CDS encoding PE family protein, which gives rise to MSYVFASTEFVSAAAADLANLGSSITQANVLAALPTTSVLAAGADEISAAVAALFGAHAQGYQALSAQAAAFHEQFVQAMSAGASAYATAEVTNIGPLQPLLDVINAPTQALLGRPLIGNGADGTALNPNGGAGGLLIGNGGNGYNGGGGRGGDAGLLGNGGRGGSGNTGAPATPAGTGGAGGAGGWLYGNGGAGGAGGGNNGAAAAGGGNGGRAWLLGSGGAGGAGGDVSGLVLTPAGNGGTGAAGGLLWGNGGAGGAGGSSLTVGSPATAGIGGNGGNAFLFGDGGGGGNSGVGATQGAGGNGGSAGLLVGNGGDGGTGFVSGTGGLAGKAGLLIGAGGNGGSGAVGQAGANGGLLFGDGGDGGSAVPSANGNGGFGGRGGNAGLIGAGGNGGYGGTFNGLGTPGNGGVGGDGGNGGLLFGNGGWGGAGGAGGTGNFFGAAGHGGNGGRGGSAQLFGSSGAGGHGGDGGATGTNAFGGGGGGNGGEAGSSGIISGMNGAGGAGGNGGAGNAVATGGMGGSGGHGSNSKLIGQGGDGGFGGAGGVGTAVGQGAAGGQGGSAGDGGMLFGSGGWGGYGGAGGQNFSVAVTSSGGPGGSGGTGGNAFFIGNGGPGGGGGIGGTGFTTGTGGTGGGGGTAGPFGKAGAPGPHG